A stretch of the Planktothricoides raciborskii GIHE-MW2 genome encodes the following:
- a CDS encoding P-loop NTPase fold protein: MTTIDQIIQQEPNPFDAETFWSGNFWQEDQNPEFVVESIHQEAIKAIGQTLDLISQDHRTRTLMLEGETGSGKTYLLGRLRRMLNPKAFFVYIEPFTASDYIWRHILRYTVDSLLEVPAGEQDSQLILWLKGLWGFKQRGLLDWLRGERLMVIKNLRAIYPAGIYNANEFFGVLYDLTNPKLKELACEWLRGDDLDEEQLKLLHVQHSIDTEDAAQKILANFGRIAAESKPIVLCFDQIDNIARLSDGHIDLQSLFSVNSVIHNQKLKNFLVIISIITDTWRQNAHRIQPTDKDRVDASIVLKKINLYEAETLWKSRLNRLYLQANPRPVSSIYPLSRDILEIKFPGGKTRPRNTLMLGRKLFQDYKLSLMENGHAVSRQNAEAGAEPLEILQAELIVEDSRPWTVPTLEALADEADAQVEKNGSNLATTAAFKLVWLRKFNQTVDRISRIRQYSSPELVTMLAEAIAAIQPVEIQPRFLSSSRTYASYSLSYQLSGKSTQVGVVWSEDLNMVKFCNLMKVCQEAIAENLCQNFYLIRSESVGNPTNQGYQLHQKLFSQPQHIHIIPALNSVHYLVTYHGLVNDAIAGELVVGDTTPNLAELESLIRESNILSNCQLLQELSLISVNSVAADPDNLLNVQEFILNRLMTQQCIARQRLIEESRSQFSPASESQVQGIIDRLCQENEKINILDPNAKIEEQLIYFAQ; the protein is encoded by the coding sequence ATGACTACTATCGATCAAATTATTCAACAAGAACCGAATCCATTTGATGCCGAAACTTTTTGGTCGGGTAATTTTTGGCAAGAAGACCAAAATCCTGAATTTGTGGTGGAGTCAATCCATCAAGAGGCAATTAAGGCGATCGGACAAACTCTGGATCTGATTTCCCAGGATCATCGCACTCGGACGTTAATGCTGGAAGGAGAAACCGGATCTGGTAAGACATATTTGTTGGGACGGCTGAGACGTATGCTGAACCCAAAAGCCTTTTTTGTCTATATTGAACCCTTTACGGCAAGTGATTATATTTGGCGGCATATTTTACGTTACACCGTTGATAGTTTATTAGAAGTTCCCGCCGGAGAACAAGATTCTCAGTTAATTTTATGGCTAAAAGGTTTGTGGGGTTTTAAACAGCGAGGCTTGCTGGACTGGTTGCGCGGGGAACGCCTTATGGTGATTAAAAACCTCCGGGCAATTTACCCAGCGGGAATTTACAATGCCAATGAATTTTTTGGAGTTTTGTATGATTTAACCAATCCCAAATTAAAAGAGTTAGCTTGTGAGTGGTTGCGCGGCGATGATTTAGATGAAGAGCAGTTGAAATTGTTGCACGTTCAACATTCCATTGATACGGAAGATGCGGCCCAAAAAATACTGGCAAATTTTGGCCGCATCGCCGCTGAAAGTAAGCCTATTGTGCTATGTTTTGACCAAATTGATAATATTGCTCGTCTCAGTGATGGCCATATTGATTTACAAAGTCTGTTCAGCGTGAATTCAGTAATTCACAATCAAAAGCTGAAAAATTTTCTGGTAATTATTAGTATTATTACCGATACTTGGCGACAAAATGCCCATCGCATCCAACCAACGGATAAAGACCGCGTTGATGCTTCGATTGTATTGAAAAAAATTAACTTGTATGAAGCAGAAACTTTATGGAAAAGTCGCCTAAATCGGCTCTATCTTCAGGCAAATCCTCGGCCTGTTTCGTCCATTTATCCCCTGAGTCGAGATATCCTGGAAATTAAATTTCCCGGAGGAAAAACTCGTCCGCGAAATACGCTGATGTTGGGTCGGAAGTTATTTCAAGATTATAAACTTAGTTTGATGGAAAATGGCCATGCTGTTTCCAGGCAAAACGCAGAGGCAGGGGCAGAACCTTTAGAAATTTTGCAGGCTGAGTTAATTGTTGAAGACTCTCGTCCTTGGACTGTGCCAACTTTAGAGGCTTTGGCAGATGAAGCTGATGCCCAAGTGGAGAAAAATGGCTCAAATTTAGCGACTACGGCAGCGTTTAAGTTGGTTTGGTTGAGGAAGTTTAATCAAACGGTCGATCGCATTTCTCGGATTCGTCAATATTCTTCCCCAGAATTAGTTACGATGTTGGCTGAGGCGATCGCGGCGATTCAACCTGTGGAAATTCAACCTCGTTTTCTATCTTCAAGTCGGACTTATGCCAGTTATTCTCTCAGTTATCAATTATCGGGTAAATCAACTCAGGTGGGGGTGGTTTGGTCGGAAGATTTGAATATGGTGAAATTTTGCAATCTGATGAAGGTCTGCCAGGAGGCGATCGCCGAAAATCTCTGTCAAAATTTCTATTTAATTCGCTCGGAAAGCGTGGGAAATCCCACTAACCAAGGTTATCAACTGCACCAAAAACTATTTAGCCAGCCCCAGCATATCCATATTATTCCTGCTCTGAATTCGGTTCACTATTTAGTCACCTATCATGGTTTAGTTAATGATGCGATCGCTGGTGAATTAGTGGTCGGAGATACCACCCCTAATCTGGCTGAATTAGAATCCTTGATCCGCGAGTCAAATATTTTGTCAAATTGCCAATTATTGCAAGAATTAAGCCTAATTTCTGTCAATTCCGTGGCTGCCGATCCTGATAATTTGCTCAATGTCCAAGAATTTATCCTGAATCGATTAATGACTCAGCAGTGTATTGCCCGTCAGCGGTTAATCGAAGAATCCCGCAGTCAATTTAGCCCCGCAAGTGAGTCCCAAGTCCAAGGAATTATCGACCGTTTATGCCAAGAAAACGAAAAAATTAATATCTTAGACCCTAATGCCAAAATTGAGGAGCAATTAATTTATTTTGCTCAATAA
- a CDS encoding NAD-dependent succinate-semialdehyde dehydrogenase, with protein MGIATINPATGETIKTFIPLTDAEVEAKLVTAERAYKQYRHLPFEQKAQWMNAAADILEQRKSEFAAMMTLEMGKTFKSAVAEVEKCALVCRFYAEKAPEFLANVPIATDADQSFVAYHPLGIILAVMPWNFPFWQVFRFLAPALMAGNVGILKHASNVPQCALAIQEIVEKAGFPEGVFQTLLIGASQVAKIVEDDRVQAATLTGSEFAGASLAANCGKQIKKTVLELGGSDPFIVLESVDLEVAATTAVTARMINNGQSCIAAKRFIVAEAIADEFEQRMAEKIKALQVGDPMDPQTDIGPLATPDILQEIDDLVKACVSQGARVVAGGQRLSDLPGNFYAPTLLADLPPGCPGYTEEFFGPVALLFRVKGIDEAIALANSTCFGLGASAWTNNAAERDRFIKELEAGAVFINGLVKSDPRLPFGGIKRSGYGRELSIQGIHEFVNVKTVWIK; from the coding sequence ATGGGTATCGCTACGATTAACCCGGCAACTGGAGAAACCATAAAAACCTTTATACCGCTAACGGACGCTGAAGTAGAAGCGAAACTGGTGACGGCAGAAAGGGCTTATAAACAATATCGGCATCTACCCTTTGAGCAAAAAGCCCAATGGATGAATGCAGCGGCGGATATTTTAGAACAGCGCAAATCAGAATTTGCGGCCATGATGACCCTGGAAATGGGCAAAACTTTCAAATCTGCCGTGGCAGAAGTGGAAAAATGTGCCTTAGTTTGCCGTTTTTATGCGGAAAAAGCCCCAGAATTTTTGGCTAATGTGCCGATCGCAACGGATGCCGACCAAAGCTTTGTGGCTTATCACCCCTTGGGAATTATTCTGGCAGTAATGCCGTGGAATTTTCCTTTTTGGCAAGTGTTTCGGTTTCTTGCCCCCGCTTTAATGGCGGGAAATGTGGGGATTTTGAAACACGCTTCTAATGTGCCACAATGCGCCTTAGCCATTCAAGAAATTGTGGAAAAAGCGGGTTTTCCTGAAGGGGTATTTCAAACCTTATTAATTGGGGCCAGTCAAGTAGCCAAAATTGTCGAAGATGACCGGGTGCAAGCAGCGACGTTAACCGGCAGCGAATTTGCCGGGGCATCTTTAGCGGCAAATTGTGGCAAGCAAATTAAGAAAACTGTCCTAGAATTAGGGGGGAGCGATCCGTTTATTGTTCTAGAAAGTGTGGATCTAGAAGTCGCTGCGACCACGGCAGTGACAGCCCGAATGATTAATAATGGCCAATCTTGTATTGCGGCAAAACGCTTTATTGTGGCAGAAGCGATCGCCGATGAATTTGAGCAACGCATGGCCGAAAAAATTAAAGCCTTGCAAGTAGGCGACCCAATGGATCCACAAACAGACATTGGGCCGCTGGCTACTCCAGATATTTTACAAGAAATCGATGACCTGGTTAAAGCTTGCGTCTCTCAAGGCGCCCGGGTTGTAGCCGGAGGTCAGCGTTTAAGCGATCTCCCCGGTAACTTTTATGCCCCGACTTTACTAGCGGACTTACCCCCCGGTTGCCCTGGATATACGGAAGAATTTTTTGGCCCAGTGGCATTGTTATTCCGGGTCAAAGGAATTGATGAAGCGATCGCCCTTGCCAACAGCACTTGTTTTGGCTTAGGGGCAAGTGCTTGGACGAATAATGCGGCAGAACGCGATCGCTTCATCAAAGAACTGGAAGCTGGTGCAGTCTTTATCAATGGCTTAGTCAAATCCGACCCTCGCTTGCCCTTTGGAGGGATCAAGCGTTCTGGGTACGGACGAGAACTCAGCATTCAAGGCATTCACGAATTTGTGAATGTCAAAACCGTTTGGATCAAATAA
- a CDS encoding CHAT domain-containing protein: MKCINKYLKNLKNKFIYILISLIITFQITQYQQVAYSFPSHNFNTGQKQAAPTDIKKSVVAEINPAELLTRGKRLYEGGQYREAIATLQSAAEIYQRDRDFLGQALIGIYLANIYQELGHWEDAQQAIFTSGNLLNNLEQTTNKKLKVEALLLNTWGHIQFDRGQNAAALETWQEGEKIYSQISDIEGILGSKINQAEALQQLGMYRRSQQTLTQIEETLAQMPASPIKALGLRSFGISLYIMGSWERSQQALETSLAISQQLNRHQFRNADEISATLIALGNTSRALKQPEVAQKYYQQAATIATTTIGKLEVQINQLSLFIETEKLPEAIALLPHIESLLSSLPLSRFSIYAQVNFASKLIKIIQIKAKHYQVSQANINNQNQLINLKEIALILAQAVQGARNLEDIRAESYALKQLGSVYEQAAQWTDASQMTEQAIIQAEKIQAQDIIALAQWQLGRIHKQQGNIPEAIAAYTSAFQTLKSLRKELVAAGSELQFSFQDTVEPIYRELVALLLTNTNYTATHPRRLDALNYPENISTHPAKNLQQAREIIEALNLAELDNFFRNSCVEVFPEQIDQVDPSAAVIYPIILPDRLGVILSLPGQRFSYYETHIPAHQVENILKHWLKSLNPAYDNVERLRISQQIYNWLIQPAAADLATNDIKTLVFVLDGFLRNLPMAALYDGQQYLIEKYTIAVAPGLQLLSPRSLRQTKLQVLSGGLSKPRQNFAALPGVELEIEQIAANVDGEIILNQNFTKVNLKSRINRSHFPIVHLATHGQFSSNPEQTFLLTWDGKINVQELDELLRPTSDRQDSQIELLVLSACQTALGDNRAALGLAGVAVRSGARSTLATLWSVSDESTVELMSEFYRAIATSKVSKAEALRQAQIAVLKNSQFQHPFFWAPFVLIGNWL, translated from the coding sequence ATGAAATGCATTAATAAATATTTAAAAAATCTAAAAAATAAATTTATTTATATTTTAATCTCTCTTATAATAACTTTTCAAATTACTCAATATCAGCAGGTTGCTTACTCATTTCCTAGCCATAACTTCAATACCGGGCAAAAACAGGCCGCCCCAACCGATATAAAAAAATCGGTAGTCGCTGAAATCAATCCTGCCGAATTATTAACCAGAGGCAAGAGATTATATGAAGGTGGACAGTATCGAGAAGCGATCGCCACTTTGCAGTCAGCCGCCGAAATTTATCAACGCGATCGCGATTTTCTTGGTCAAGCATTAATCGGCATCTATCTGGCCAATATTTATCAAGAATTAGGCCATTGGGAAGACGCACAACAGGCAATATTTACCAGCGGCAACCTCTTGAATAACCTGGAGCAAACGACTAATAAAAAGCTAAAAGTTGAAGCACTATTATTAAATACTTGGGGACATATCCAGTTCGATCGAGGGCAAAATGCTGCTGCGTTAGAAACTTGGCAAGAAGGGGAAAAAATCTATAGTCAAATCAGTGACATAGAAGGAATTTTAGGCAGTAAAATTAACCAAGCTGAGGCTTTACAACAGTTGGGAATGTATCGGCGATCGCAGCAAACTTTAACCCAGATCGAGGAAACATTGGCACAGATGCCAGCATCGCCAATTAAAGCCCTAGGCTTACGCAGTTTTGGTATTTCTTTATATATTATGGGTTCCTGGGAGCGATCGCAACAAGCATTAGAAACCAGTTTAGCCATATCCCAACAACTTAACCGCCATCAGTTTCGCAACGCCGATGAAATCAGTGCTACATTAATTGCTTTAGGCAACACCTCCAGAGCCTTAAAACAGCCAGAAGTTGCCCAAAAATATTATCAACAAGCTGCCACCATCGCCACTACCACAATCGGTAAATTAGAAGTCCAAATCAATCAACTCAGCTTATTCATTGAAACCGAAAAACTGCCAGAAGCGATCGCTTTACTTCCCCACATAGAATCGCTTCTGAGCAGCTTACCGTTGAGTCGCTTCTCAATTTACGCCCAAGTAAACTTTGCCAGTAAATTAATCAAAATAATTCAAATTAAAGCAAAACATTATCAAGTATCTCAAGCAAATATCAACAACCAAAACCAACTAATTAACCTGAAAGAAATTGCCTTAATTTTGGCGCAAGCGGTGCAAGGGGCGAGAAACCTGGAAGATATCCGAGCCGAATCTTATGCTTTGAAGCAATTAGGATCGGTTTACGAACAAGCAGCCCAATGGACAGATGCCAGTCAAATGACTGAGCAAGCAATTATTCAAGCCGAAAAAATTCAAGCACAGGATATTATCGCCCTGGCTCAATGGCAACTAGGCAGAATTCACAAACAACAAGGAAATATCCCAGAAGCGATCGCTGCTTATACCTCAGCATTTCAAACCCTAAAATCTCTCCGCAAAGAACTGGTGGCAGCGGGTTCTGAACTGCAATTTTCCTTTCAAGATACCGTCGAACCCATCTATCGAGAACTGGTCGCATTGCTATTAACAAATACTAACTATACTGCAACTCACCCACGGAGGTTAGATGCGCTTAATTACCCAGAAAATATCAGCACACATCCCGCAAAAAATCTCCAACAAGCCAGAGAAATAATCGAAGCACTAAACCTCGCAGAACTGGATAACTTTTTTCGGAATAGCTGTGTAGAAGTATTTCCCGAACAAATCGATCAAGTCGATCCCAGCGCTGCGGTCATTTATCCGATTATTTTACCCGATCGCTTAGGGGTAATTCTTTCCTTGCCCGGTCAACGGTTCAGTTACTACGAAACCCATATACCAGCCCATCAAGTAGAAAATATACTGAAACACTGGCTAAAATCCCTCAATCCAGCCTATGACAACGTGGAGCGACTGCGGATTTCTCAACAAATATATAACTGGTTAATTCAACCTGCTGCTGCGGACTTAGCCACCAATGACATCAAAACTTTAGTTTTTGTCCTGGATGGTTTCCTGCGGAATTTGCCTATGGCTGCTCTTTATGATGGTCAACAGTATTTAATCGAAAAATATACCATTGCTGTCGCCCCCGGTTTGCAATTACTCTCCCCGCGATCGCTCCGACAAACAAAACTCCAGGTCTTATCCGGTGGACTCAGCAAACCTCGTCAGAATTTCGCCGCCCTACCAGGAGTCGAATTAGAAATAGAGCAAATTGCCGCAAACGTGGACGGGGAAATCATCTTGAATCAAAACTTTACCAAAGTTAACTTGAAATCCAGAATAAATAGATCGCACTTCCCGATAGTGCATTTAGCCACTCATGGTCAATTTAGTTCCAACCCAGAACAAACCTTTCTCCTCACCTGGGATGGTAAAATTAATGTCCAAGAATTAGATGAATTACTCAGACCCACCTCAGATCGTCAGGATTCTCAAATTGAATTATTAGTCTTGAGTGCTTGTCAAACCGCTTTGGGTGACAACCGAGCGGCTTTAGGTTTAGCCGGGGTTGCCGTGCGCTCTGGCGCCCGCAGTACCTTAGCCACCCTGTGGTCAGTGTCAGACGAATCAACGGTAGAGTTAATGAGTGAATTTTACCGGGCGATCGCCACCTCAAAAGTCAGCAAAGCCGAAGCATTGCGTCAAGCCCAAATTGCGGTCTTAAAAAATAGTCAATTTCAACACCCTTTTTTCTGGGCACCGTTTGTCCTCATCGGTAATTGGTTGTGA
- the xth gene encoding exodeoxyribonuclease III encodes MKIATWNVNSIRSRQEHLTNWLQKNPVDVICLQETKVIDSDFPRSPFEELAYHLYISGQKSYNGVAIFSKIPLQNVSVGFAHRNPVSSSNRVSQVSEVSSSNRVSELDEQKRAIAGIFEDILILNLYVPNGSEVGSEKYEYKLQWLKVLREYLEVALKTTPNICICGDFNIALESRDIYRQTKDTEIMASPQERQSLQAILDLGFTDAFRKFNPDAGHYTWWDYRRGGFPQNRGWRIDHFYLTENLSDRAQSCIIDKEPRTWEKPSDHTPVILEL; translated from the coding sequence ATGAAAATTGCCACTTGGAACGTTAACTCAATTCGTTCTCGTCAAGAACATCTCACTAACTGGTTGCAAAAAAATCCCGTTGACGTGATTTGTTTGCAGGAAACCAAAGTGATTGACTCTGATTTTCCGCGATCGCCCTTCGAGGAACTGGCCTATCATCTTTATATTTCCGGGCAAAAATCTTACAACGGGGTCGCGATTTTTAGCAAAATTCCTCTCCAGAATGTCAGCGTCGGTTTTGCCCATAGAAACCCGGTTTCTTCAAGCAACCGTGTTTCTCAAGTTTCTGAGGTTTCTTCAAGCAACCGGGTTTCTGAATTAGATGAGCAAAAAAGAGCGATCGCTGGCATATTTGAAGACATTTTGATTCTCAATCTTTATGTCCCCAATGGCAGTGAGGTTGGCAGTGAAAAATATGAATATAAACTGCAATGGTTAAAGGTACTGCGCGAGTACCTGGAAGTAGCCCTGAAAACAACTCCTAATATCTGTATTTGCGGTGATTTTAATATTGCCTTAGAAAGTCGAGATATTTATCGCCAAACTAAAGATACAGAGATTATGGCATCCCCACAAGAACGCCAGAGTTTACAAGCAATTCTCGATCTCGGTTTTACCGACGCCTTCCGCAAATTTAACCCTGATGCTGGACATTATACTTGGTGGGATTATCGTCGCGGCGGCTTTCCCCAAAATCGCGGTTGGCGGATTGACCATTTTTATCTCACCGAAAATTTAAGCGATCGCGCCCAAAGCTGTATAATCGATAAAGAACCCAGAACCTGGGAAAAGCCCAGCGACCACACCCCAGTTATCCTAGAACTCTAA
- a CDS encoding GDP-mannose 4,6-dehydratase has translation MKKALICGISGQDGAYLAKLLLEKGYEVTGTSRDAQMSSFRNLQRLEIREQVKLTSMSLTDFRSVLQVINKIQPDEIYNLAGQSSVGLSFDQPVETLDSITTGTLNILEAIRFTGAPIKLYNAGSSECFGDTSDRSADEGTPFRPRSPYAVAKAAAFWEVANYREAYGLFACSGILYNHESPLRPERFVTQKIIAAACRIAQGSKETLTLGNMSIRRDWGWAPEYVEAMHLMLQHEQPDDYVIATGESNKLEDFVAEAFACVNLNWRDHVTSDRSLYRPTDIAVGRGHPAKAREVLGWQAKYKMQDVVRMMIAAKQASL, from the coding sequence ATGAAAAAAGCACTGATTTGTGGGATATCCGGGCAAGACGGCGCCTATTTAGCCAAATTACTCCTAGAAAAAGGCTATGAAGTCACCGGCACTTCACGGGATGCTCAAATGTCCTCCTTTAGAAATCTTCAACGGTTGGAAATTCGGGAACAGGTGAAATTAACCTCCATGTCCCTCACCGATTTTCGCAGTGTCTTGCAGGTAATCAACAAAATTCAGCCCGATGAAATTTATAATCTTGCCGGTCAGAGTTCCGTGGGCTTATCCTTTGACCAGCCGGTAGAAACCCTGGATAGCATCACCACGGGCACCTTAAATATATTAGAAGCGATTCGCTTTACCGGCGCACCGATCAAACTGTACAACGCTGGATCTAGTGAATGTTTTGGGGATACCAGCGATCGCTCTGCGGACGAAGGCACCCCATTCAGACCCCGCAGCCCTTACGCCGTCGCCAAAGCAGCCGCCTTTTGGGAAGTCGCCAACTACCGGGAAGCTTATGGATTATTTGCCTGTTCCGGCATTTTGTACAACCACGAATCCCCCCTAAGACCGGAAAGATTTGTCACCCAAAAAATTATCGCCGCTGCTTGCCGCATTGCCCAAGGGAGTAAAGAAACCCTGACTTTAGGGAATATGTCCATCAGACGGGACTGGGGCTGGGCGCCGGAATATGTCGAGGCGATGCATTTAATGTTGCAACATGAACAACCCGATGATTATGTAATTGCCACGGGAGAAAGCAATAAATTAGAAGATTTTGTCGCCGAAGCGTTTGCCTGTGTCAACCTCAATTGGCGCGATCATGTCACCAGCGATCGCAGCTTATATCGTCCTACGGACATTGCCGTCGGTCGGGGACACCCCGCCAAAGCCAGAGAAGTCCTTGGTTGGCAAGCGAAATATAAGATGCAGGATGTAGTCAGAATGATGATTGCGGCCAAACAAGCATCTTTATAA
- a CDS encoding acetolactate synthase large subunit: MNTAELLVRCLENEGVEYIFGLPGEENLAVLQALKNSSIQFITTRHEQGAAFMADVYGRLTGKAGVCLSTLGPGATNLMTGVADANLDGAPLVAITGQVGTDRMHIESHQYLDLVAMFEPVTKWNAQIVRPSITPELVRRAFKRSQTEKPGAVHIDVPENIAAMPVVGQPLTKDKQEKSYASYQSLNEAAALISRAENPLILVGNGAIRAHASAALTEFATRLQIPVTNTFMGKGVIPYTHPLALWTTGLQQRDLITCAFEQTDLIISVGYDLIEYSPKKWNPQGSIPIIHIGADHAEIDSSYIPQVEVVGDISDSLLEILRRSDRQGKAAPYGCQLRNDIRADYEQYAHDEAYPVKPQKLVYDMRQVMGPEDILISDVGAHKMWIARHYHCDRPNTCLISNGFAAMGIAIPGAIAAKLVYPDRKVIAATGDGGFMMNCQELETALRVGTAFVTIIFHDGGYGLIEWKQHNQFDESNFIKFGNPDFVKFAESMGLKGYRVENTLDLVPILKEALEQDVPAVIDCPVDYRENLRFSKKAGGLTCHI; encoded by the coding sequence ATGAACACAGCAGAACTTTTGGTGCGCTGTTTAGAAAACGAAGGCGTTGAATATATATTTGGACTACCCGGAGAAGAAAATCTAGCAGTCCTCCAAGCCCTGAAAAATTCTTCGATTCAATTTATTACCACGAGACACGAACAAGGCGCCGCTTTCATGGCGGACGTTTACGGACGACTCACCGGCAAAGCCGGAGTTTGTCTCTCCACCCTCGGCCCCGGTGCCACCAATTTAATGACTGGGGTCGCCGACGCCAACCTGGATGGTGCCCCGTTAGTTGCCATCACCGGACAAGTGGGCACCGACCGGATGCATATTGAATCCCACCAATACTTAGACTTGGTGGCCATGTTTGAGCCCGTCACCAAATGGAATGCTCAAATTGTCCGCCCCAGCATTACCCCAGAACTGGTGCGGCGGGCGTTTAAGCGCTCCCAAACGGAAAAACCCGGGGCTGTCCATATTGATGTGCCGGAAAATATTGCTGCCATGCCAGTGGTTGGGCAACCTCTGACTAAAGACAAACAAGAAAAAAGTTATGCCTCTTACCAAAGCCTCAACGAAGCAGCAGCATTAATTTCCCGCGCCGAAAATCCTTTAATTTTAGTGGGCAATGGGGCAATTCGCGCTCATGCTTCCGCTGCGCTGACGGAATTTGCCACTCGCTTGCAAATCCCTGTCACCAATACTTTTATGGGCAAAGGGGTGATTCCTTACACTCATCCCCTGGCATTATGGACGACGGGACTACAACAGCGCGATTTAATTACCTGTGCTTTTGAACAAACCGATCTAATTATTTCCGTCGGTTATGACCTGATTGAATATTCGCCGAAAAAGTGGAATCCCCAAGGCAGTATTCCGATTATCCATATTGGGGCAGATCATGCGGAAATTGACAGCAGCTACATTCCTCAAGTGGAAGTGGTGGGAGATATTTCTGATTCCCTGTTAGAAATTTTGCGGCGGTCCGATCGCCAAGGCAAAGCCGCCCCTTATGGTTGCCAACTTCGCAATGATATTCGCGCCGACTATGAGCAATATGCCCATGATGAAGCCTATCCGGTCAAACCGCAAAAACTGGTCTATGATATGCGCCAGGTGATGGGGCCGGAAGATATTCTCATTTCTGATGTAGGGGCGCACAAAATGTGGATTGCCCGCCATTACCACTGCGATCGCCCCAACACTTGCTTAATTTCTAACGGGTTTGCGGCAATGGGCATTGCCATTCCTGGGGCGATCGCGGCCAAACTCGTCTATCCTGACCGCAAAGTCATCGCCGCAACCGGGGACGGTGGCTTTATGATGAATTGCCAAGAATTAGAAACCGCCTTACGGGTGGGGACTGCCTTCGTCACCATTATTTTCCATGATGGCGGCTACGGCTTGATTGAGTGGAAACAACACAATCAATTTGACGAATCCAACTTTATTAAATTTGGCAACCCTGATTTTGTCAAATTTGCCGAAAGCATGGGACTCAAAGGCTACCGCGTGGAAAACACCCTAGATTTAGTGCCCATTCTCAAAGAAGCATTAGAACAAGATGTCCCTGCGGTGATTGACTGTCCCGTAGACTACCGGGAAAACCTCCGCTTTAGCAAAAAAGCCGGTGGCTTAACTTGTCATATTTAG